The following coding sequences are from one Pocillopora verrucosa isolate sample1 chromosome 5, ASM3666991v2, whole genome shotgun sequence window:
- the LOC131794632 gene encoding pancreatic secretory granule membrane major glycoprotein GP2-like, producing the protein MEQRCVTANSMRDGYRFVGAAGTRMPTTLVPAFRCGTDWPGWLDGDPTVEDGKVKRTVCFSDRFTGCKSSNTISVKNCGSYFIYDFGLLYACNAHYCATD; encoded by the coding sequence ATGGAACAGCGTTGTGTGACAGCCAACTCCATGAGGGATGGTTATCGTTTTGTCGGAGCTGCAGGAACAAGAATGCCAACAACGCTTGTGCCAGCATTCAGATGTGGTACAGACTGGCCAGGCTGGTTAGATGGTGATCCTACAGTAGAAGATGGTAAAGTTAAAAGGACTGTCTGCTTTAGTGATCGCTTTACTGGTTGCAAATCCTCAAACACGATTTCTGTAAAGAACTGTGGATCCTACTTTATCTACGATTTTGGATTGCTATATGCTTGTAATGCACACTACTGTGCTACAGATTGA
- the LOC131773670 gene encoding uromodulin-like, whose protein sequence is MAFVTANDQYWTEEKIQCKTEVNIHGMALKRSVFKRWSVAAPHLCDVKCGQEITCQSYNYNKKYQTCELNNRTKEARPENFLLAPTWFYIRRLNGRAPLGSIPELPALSCLEIKASEGNDSISGNFWLDPTGTGKAVLIDCDMASGDMDECKSDISDCDVNANCTNTDGSYKCKCKAGYTGDGHSCSANPCYHYQSLSDASRKSSYKTPQYQEVCDDQLPEEWYRFVGAAGTKMPTTRVPAFRCGTNWPGWLDGVHPTVEDGKVNRKVCFNDINSDCKAIKNISVINCGSYFIYKLFRPPDCFMRYCATD, encoded by the exons ATGGCGTTTGTAACAGCTAATGATCAATACTGGACAGAGGAAAAGATACAATGCAAGACAGAAGTAAACATACACGGAATGGCTCTCAAGCGCTCTGTCTTCAAACGATGGTCAGTGGCAGCTCCTCACCTCTGCGATGTCAAATGCGGACAAGAGATCACCTGCCAAAGCTAtaactacaataaaaaataccaaacatgtgaactaaataaccgcACCAAGGAGGCGAGACCAGAGAATTTCCTTTTAGCGCCCACGTGGTTTTACATTCGACGATTGAACGGCAGAG CTCCCTTGGGTTCTATACCTGAATTACCGGCGCTGTCCTGTCTCGAAATAAAGGCGAGTGAAGGAAACGACAGTATAAGCGGTAACTTTTGGCTGGATCCGACTGGTACTGGGAAGGCCGTTTTGATTGACTGTGACATGGCTAGCGGGG aTATGGATGAATGTAAATCTGACATCAGTGACTGCGATGTGAATGCAAACTGCACTAACACGGACGGTTCTTACAAATGCAAATGTAAAGCTGGATACACTGGTGATGGACACTCTTGTTCAG CCAACCCATGCTATCATTATCAAAGCTTGAGTGATGCCAGTAGAAAGAGCAGTTACAAAACACCCCAGTACCAAGAGGTGTGTGACGACCAACTCCCTGAGGAATGGTATCGctttgtgggagctgcaggaacTAAAATGCCAACAACACGTGTGCCAGCATTCAGATGTGGTACAAACTGGCCAGGCTGGTTGGATGGTGttcatcctacagtggaagatggtaAAGTGAACAGGAAGGTCTGCTTTAATGATATTAATTCTGATTGTAAAGCCATAAAGAATATTTCTGTGATAAACTGTGGATCTTACTTTATCTACAAACTTTTCAGGCCACCAGATTGTTTTATGCGTTACTGTGCTACAGATTGA
- the LOC131771948 gene encoding uromodulin-like, with protein sequence MMWFSCLLSLLISLNAMDLATAKDLCKTEVSVLGMALKGFVYKKVTVTAPYECDITCRGETKCQSFNFVIGEKSCELSARTKEARPENFQSDDLRFYMGRFIGRIPLGSIAELPALSCHEIKLSEGKDTISKMYWLDPTGTGKAELLYCDMKLEDIDECRGSNNVCDDNAYCSNTVGSYNCTCKEGFTGDGHSCSAKPCYHYYNLSDASRNTVNVTIPSQALCDNELLEGWYRFVGAAGTKMPTTRVPLYRCGTRFSGWLNGTHPTVEDGEVYRTVCFSKIFGGCKFSNEISVKNCRSYFIYKLQQLPPDCYLRYCGTD encoded by the exons ATGATGTGGTTTTCTTGCTTATTAAGCCTGCTGATCTCTTTGAATGCTATGGACCTCGCTACTGCTAAAGATCTATGCAAGACAGAAGTAAGCGTGCTTGGCATGGCTCTCAAGGGCTTCGTCTACAAAAAGGTCACAGTAACAGCCCCTTATGAGTGCGATATCACCTGCAGGGGAGAAACGAAATGTCAAAGCTTCAACTTTGTGATTGGTGAAAAGTCCTGTGAATTGAGCGCTCGAACCAAGGAAGCAAGGCCCGAGAATTTCCAGTCAGACGATTTACGCTTTTACATGGGACGCTTCATTGGCAGAA TCCCCTTAGGCTCCATTGCTGAATTGCCAGCGTTATCTTGCCATGAGATAAAGTTAAGCGAGGGTAAAGACACAATTAGTAAAATGTACTGGTTGGATCCAACTGGCACTGGGAAAGCAGAGTTGCTTTACTGCGATATGAAATTGGAAG atatcgatgagtgcAGAGGTAGCAACAACGTCTGTGACGACAATGCGTACTGCTCAAATACTGTTGGGTCTTATAATTGCACCTGCAAAGAAGGATTTACTGGGGATGGACACTCATGCTCAG CTAAACCATGTTATCATTACTATAACCTGAGTGATGCCAGTAGAAATACAGTCAACGTAACAATCCCTTCTCAAGCGTTATGTGACAATGAGCTCCTtgagggatggtatcgttttgtgggagctgcaggaactaaaatgccaacaacgcgtGTTCCACTATACAGATGTGGAACGAGATTCTCAGGTTGGTTGAATGGTACTCATCCCACCGTGGAAGATGGTGAGGTGTACAGAACGGTTTGCTTTAGTAAAATATTTGGCGGTTGCAAATTCTCAAATGAAATTTCTGTTAAAAACTGTCGATCATACTTTATCTACAAGCTTCAACAGCTGCCACCTGATTGTTACTTGCGTTATTGTGGTACAGACTGA